A window of the Drosophila simulans strain w501 chromosome 2L, Prin_Dsim_3.1, whole genome shotgun sequence genome harbors these coding sequences:
- the LOC27209368 gene encoding uncharacterized protein LOC27209368 has translation MFLVLIILRLLMVVDAEKLDPSHCKKRFVIDCKLGKIKWFHNPAVGICLRRLTCRSGFDYRSECESTCIAVPKKKGNESSKILQMIDRMLMKYKESERRKKLKTTKPPKLSPTPSLVTSTDFLSVTTPETFTIVIEIPDLETTASYPEETTVEYSSEGYSSTTTLSAQLSTKTRRNTVKKKKVVVIGSNLTTKKSIISQIIGWGKGKG, from the exons ATGTTCCTAGTGTTAATAATTCTGCGTTTGCTGATGGTTGTCGATGCGGAAAAACTCGATCCTA GCCATTGCAAAAAGCGTTTCGTTATCGATTGCAAActaggaaaaataaaatggtttCATAACCCAGCGGTTGGTATTTGCCTGCGCAGACTGACTTGTCGAAGCGGATTTGATTATCGATCCGAGTGCGAAAGCACTTGCATTGCCGTCCCAAAAAAGAAGGGAAACGAATCATCCAAAATACTTCAAATGATAGATAGGATGTTGATGAAATATAAAGAAAGTGAAAGGAggaaaaagctgaaaacaaCGAAGCCTCCAAAGCTCTCGCCAACTCCTTCACTGGTTACATCGACCGATTTCTTATCAGTTACTACTCCAGAGACTTTTACGATTGTTATTGAAATACCAGATCTGGAAACCACGGCATCATATCCGGAGGAAACTACTGTAGAGTATTCCAGCGAAGGATACAGTAGCACTACAACACTAAGTGCACAATTGAGTACTAAAACACGTAGAAATACcgttaaaaagaaaaaagtagtAGTGATAGGGTCTAATCTGACCACAAAAAAGAGTATAATTTCCCAAATTATAGGATGGGGGAAAGGGAAAGgataa
- the LOC6732371 gene encoding sodium-dependent nutrient amino acid transporter 1 isoform X2 produces the protein METTQRNHQNLAFVGDDGRSTASTVEISTNSPALRDNSDDQEAAKVPEERATWGKGVEFLMSCIAMSVGLGNVWRFPFTALDNGGGAFLIPYLIVLFLIGKPIYYLEMVIGQFSSRGSVKVFDLCPAMKGVGIGQVISISMVTTYYVAIMGITLRYLYESFRSPLPWSECRPEWESFCVASSLGNTSQLASPMDMDSLPQRQPVASAELYFLKEVLHEKPNIEEGIGLPNWELVIGLFIAWSCVFFIIRRGVKSSGKASYFLALFPYVIMGVLLVRAVTLPGSIDGIYYFIKPQWGKILDPKVWYAAVTQCFYSLSVCFGNIIMYSSFNKFGHNVHRDAAIVTGLDTMTSLLAGFTIFGILGHLAHEIGTDDIGSVVKGGAGLAFISYPDAIAKFKNLPQIFSVLFFLMLFVLGIGSNIAMTSCSVTAIRDRFPNFGQWQCSLLIAVVSFFIGLMYITPGGQYMLTLVDFFGASMIALVLGIAELYTIGWIYGTDRLCKDIEFMLGRKVGLYWRLCWSIITPLIMTVILIYFYATYQPLTYNNIVYPNWAYSIGWLITAFGILQLPIWMIVAIVRDPGQTLGAKIRGAFTPKKNWGPSDPLLREQYHKEIENELTPKRGQGIWAAIKQNIFG, from the exons ATGGAAACGACGCAAAGGAACCACCAAAATCTAGCCTTCGTGGGCGACGACGGACGCAGTACGGCCAGCACAGTGGAGATTTCG ACCAACAGTCCAGCACTGCGAGACAATTCCGATGACCAGGAGGCCGCCAAAGTGCCAGAGGAGCGTGCCACCTGGGGCAAGGGCGTGGAGTTCCTGATGTCCTGCATCGCCATGTCCGTGGGTCTGGGAAACGTGTGGCGATTCCCCTTCACTGCCCTCGATAATGGCGGTGGCGCCTTCCTCATACCATATCTCATTGTCCTGTTCCTGATTGGCAAACCGATTTACTATCTGGAAATGGTAATTGGCCAGTTTTCCAGTCGCGGCTCGGTTAAAGTGTTCGATTTGTGCCCGGCGATGAAAG GTGTCGGAATCGGCCAGGTGATATCTATATCCATGGTGACCACCTACTATGTGGCCATAATGGGCATAACCCTGCGCTATCTGTACGAATCGTTCCGGTCGCCGTTGCCCTGGTCTGAGTGCCGACCGGAATGGGAATCCTTCTGCGTGGCGTCCAGTCTGGGTAACACCTCCCAGCTCGCCAGTCCCATGGACATGGATAGTTTGCCCCAGCGGCAGCCAGTGGCATCCGCGGAGTTGTATTTTCT TAAGGAAGTGCTGCACGAGAAACCAAATATCGAGGAAGGAATCGGCCTACCAAACTGGGAGTTGGTCATTGGACTTTTTATCGCCTGGTCCTGTGTGTTTTTCATTATTCGTCGCGGAGTGAAGAGTTCGGGAAAGGCATCCTACTTCCTGGCCCTCTTTCCATACGTCATCATGGGTGTTCTTTTGGTGCGAGCTGTAACTCTGCCGGGATCAATTGACGGTATATACTACTTCATTAAGCCGCAATGGGGAAAGATTTTGGACCCGAAGGTCTGGTACGCAGCTGTAACCCAGTGTTTCTACTCCCTGTCCGTTTGTTTCGGCAACATCATCATGTACTCCTCGTTCAACAAGTTCGGCCACAATGTACATAGGGATGCGGCAATTGTAACGGGTCTGGACACTATGACCTCCTTGTTGGCTGGATTCACGATATTCGGTATCCTCGGCCATCTGGCCCACGAAATCGGAACTGATGACATCGGTTCAGTGGTAAAGGGCGGTGCCGGATTGGCATTCATCTCATATCCCGATGCCATTGCCAAGTTCAAGAATCTGCCACAGATCTTCTCAGTGCTGTTCTTCCTGATGCTCTTCGTGTTGGGCATAGGATCGAACATAGCCATGACCTCCTGCTCGGTTACCGCCATTCGGGATCGGTTTCCCAACTTTGGGCAGTGGCAGTGCTCGCTGCTCATCGCTGTAGTCAGCTTCTTTATTGGTTTAATGTATATAACACCG GGCGGTCAATATATGCTGACTCTTGTGGACTTTTTCGGCGCCTCAATGATTGCTTTGGTACTGGGAATCGCTGAGCTGTACACCATTGGATGGATTTATGGCACAGATCGCCTGTGCAAGGACATTGAGTTCATGCTGGGTCGCAAAGTGGGCCTGTACTGGAGGCTCTGCTGGAGCATCATTACACCGCTGATCATGACTGTTATTCTGATCTATTTCTATGCGACCTACCAACCTCTAACATACAACAATATCGTCTATCCAAATTGGGCTTACT CAATTGGCTGGCTAATAACGGCCTTCGGTATTCTTCAGCTGCCCATTTGGATGATCGTGGCCATTGTTCGAGATCCAGGTCAGACTTTGGGTGCGAAAATCCGTGGAGCCTTTACGCCGAAGAAGAATTGGGGACCCAGTGACCCTCTGCTCCGTGAACAGTATCACAAGGAAATTGAGAACGAGTTGACTCCGAAACGGGGACAGGGAATTTGGGCTGCCATCAAGCAAAACATCTTTGGTTGA
- the LOC6732371 gene encoding sodium-dependent nutrient amino acid transporter 1 isoform X1: METTQRNHQNLAFVGDDGRSTASTVEISTNSPALRDNSDDQEAAKVPEERATWGKGVEFLMSCIAMSVGLGNVWRFPFTALDNGGGAFLIPYLIVLFLIGKPIYYLEMVIGQFSSRGSVKVFDLCPAMKGVGAGQAFQVFMLSTYYAALVAIIGRYFIESFRNPLPWSTCRAEWGIHCINSAPDASNWSRVESDDQRPQNYTMKSENDRVITSSEWYFVKEVLHEKPNIEEGIGLPNWELVIGLFIAWSCVFFIIRRGVKSSGKASYFLALFPYVIMGVLLVRAVTLPGSIDGIYYFIKPQWGKILDPKVWYAAVTQCFYSLSVCFGNIIMYSSFNKFGHNVHRDAAIVTGLDTMTSLLAGFTIFGILGHLAHEIGTDDIGSVVKGGAGLAFISYPDAIAKFKNLPQIFSVLFFLMLFVLGIGSNIAMTSCSVTAIRDRFPNFGQWQCSLLIAVVSFFIGLMYITPGGQYMLTLVDFFGASMIALVLGIAELYTIGWIYGTDRLCKDIEFMLGRKVGLYWRLCWSIITPLIMTVILIYFYATYQPLTYNNIVYPNWAYSIGWLITAFGILQLPIWMIVAIVRDPGQTLGAKIRGAFTPKKNWGPSDPLLREQYHKEIENELTPKRGQGIWAAIKQNIFG; this comes from the exons ATGGAAACGACGCAAAGGAACCACCAAAATCTAGCCTTCGTGGGCGACGACGGACGCAGTACGGCCAGCACAGTGGAGATTTCG ACCAACAGTCCAGCACTGCGAGACAATTCCGATGACCAGGAGGCCGCCAAAGTGCCAGAGGAGCGTGCCACCTGGGGCAAGGGCGTGGAGTTCCTGATGTCCTGCATCGCCATGTCCGTGGGTCTGGGAAACGTGTGGCGATTCCCCTTCACTGCCCTCGATAATGGCGGTGGCGCCTTCCTCATACCATATCTCATTGTCCTGTTCCTGATTGGCAAACCGATTTACTATCTGGAAATGGTAATTGGCCAGTTTTCCAGTCGCGGCTCGGTTAAAGTGTTCGATTTGTGCCCGGCGATGAAAG GTGTTGGAGCTGGCCAGGCTTTCCAGGTGTTTATGCTGAGCACTTACTATGCCGCCCTGGTAGCGATAATTGGCCGATATTTCATTGAATCATTTCGCAACCCATTGCCCTGGTCCACATGCCGTGCGGAATGGGGTATCCACTGCATTAACTCAGCCCCCGATGCGAGTAATTGGTCTCGAGTGGAAAGCGATGATCAGCGCCCGCAAAATTACACAATGAAATCAGAAAACGATCGGGTCATCACCAGTTCGGAATGGTACTTTGT TAAGGAAGTGCTGCACGAGAAACCAAATATCGAGGAAGGAATCGGCCTACCAAACTGGGAGTTGGTCATTGGACTTTTTATCGCCTGGTCCTGTGTGTTTTTCATTATTCGTCGCGGAGTGAAGAGTTCGGGAAAGGCATCCTACTTCCTGGCCCTCTTTCCATACGTCATCATGGGTGTTCTTTTGGTGCGAGCTGTAACTCTGCCGGGATCAATTGACGGTATATACTACTTCATTAAGCCGCAATGGGGAAAGATTTTGGACCCGAAGGTCTGGTACGCAGCTGTAACCCAGTGTTTCTACTCCCTGTCCGTTTGTTTCGGCAACATCATCATGTACTCCTCGTTCAACAAGTTCGGCCACAATGTACATAGGGATGCGGCAATTGTAACGGGTCTGGACACTATGACCTCCTTGTTGGCTGGATTCACGATATTCGGTATCCTCGGCCATCTGGCCCACGAAATCGGAACTGATGACATCGGTTCAGTGGTAAAGGGCGGTGCCGGATTGGCATTCATCTCATATCCCGATGCCATTGCCAAGTTCAAGAATCTGCCACAGATCTTCTCAGTGCTGTTCTTCCTGATGCTCTTCGTGTTGGGCATAGGATCGAACATAGCCATGACCTCCTGCTCGGTTACCGCCATTCGGGATCGGTTTCCCAACTTTGGGCAGTGGCAGTGCTCGCTGCTCATCGCTGTAGTCAGCTTCTTTATTGGTTTAATGTATATAACACCG GGCGGTCAATATATGCTGACTCTTGTGGACTTTTTCGGCGCCTCAATGATTGCTTTGGTACTGGGAATCGCTGAGCTGTACACCATTGGATGGATTTATGGCACAGATCGCCTGTGCAAGGACATTGAGTTCATGCTGGGTCGCAAAGTGGGCCTGTACTGGAGGCTCTGCTGGAGCATCATTACACCGCTGATCATGACTGTTATTCTGATCTATTTCTATGCGACCTACCAACCTCTAACATACAACAATATCGTCTATCCAAATTGGGCTTACT CAATTGGCTGGCTAATAACGGCCTTCGGTATTCTTCAGCTGCCCATTTGGATGATCGTGGCCATTGTTCGAGATCCAGGTCAGACTTTGGGTGCGAAAATCCGTGGAGCCTTTACGCCGAAGAAGAATTGGGGACCCAGTGACCCTCTGCTCCGTGAACAGTATCACAAGGAAATTGAGAACGAGTTGACTCCGAAACGGGGACAGGGAATTTGGGCTGCCATCAAGCAAAACATCTTTGGTTGA